The Gemmata palustris genome includes a region encoding these proteins:
- a CDS encoding MOSC domain-containing protein has protein sequence MTGSVLVSVHVGGPQTLGTEGAADPAERPWVTGFIKAPVAGPVAVGRTNLSGDGQADLVNHGGPDKAVCVYPEAHYPHWRADLELPDLVPGAFGENFTVVGLAEPDVCIGDVWAVGGAVFQVSQPRQPCWKLARRWRVKDLALRVQQTGFTGWYFRVLQEGVVEAGQPLALVERPEPNWSVERANRVMHHLKSDYALAAELAAVSLLSASRKATLRTRAEKHTHPDAGKRLNDPQAG, from the coding sequence ATGACCGGGTCGGTTCTGGTGTCGGTGCATGTCGGGGGGCCGCAAACGCTGGGCACGGAGGGGGCCGCGGACCCGGCCGAGCGCCCGTGGGTAACCGGCTTCATCAAGGCACCGGTGGCCGGGCCGGTCGCGGTCGGGCGCACCAACCTGAGTGGCGACGGGCAGGCCGATCTCGTGAACCACGGCGGGCCGGACAAAGCCGTCTGCGTGTACCCCGAAGCCCACTACCCCCACTGGCGCGCGGACCTGGAACTGCCCGATCTCGTACCCGGCGCGTTCGGTGAAAACTTCACCGTCGTCGGGCTGGCCGAGCCGGACGTGTGCATCGGGGACGTGTGGGCCGTCGGCGGCGCGGTGTTTCAGGTGTCGCAGCCGCGCCAGCCGTGCTGGAAGCTGGCCCGCCGGTGGCGCGTGAAGGACCTCGCATTGCGCGTCCAACAAACCGGCTTCACCGGGTGGTACTTCCGGGTGCTTCAAGAGGGCGTCGTGGAGGCGGGCCAACCGCTGGCACTGGTGGAACGGCCGGAACCGAACTGGAGCGTCGAGCGCGCCAACCGGGTGATGCACCACCTGAAGTCGGACTACGCCCTGGCCGCGGAGCTGGCCGCCGTGTCGCTCCTGTCCGCGAGCCGGAAGGCCACGCTGCGGACCCGCGCCGAAAAGCACACCCACCCGGACGCCGGCAAGCGCCTCAACGACCCACAGGCGGGCTGA
- a CDS encoding endonuclease/exonuclease/phosphatase family protein translates to MRTSPAPAPLPPDPRSLFARIRGAISVRSGLLLAAWGVGQCARDVVWVTGLCFYIPSVIVVAVLVATGALHAVARRKRPALLAIGFALPPLAFVALIENHPERGPSGCAHQFRVVHWNVAGRPGRPGISEHLEAERADLYVLTDAVNASHVGVLRERLGADYQAITFANLSVIGRGDVQAHGWLVDRDGFEVQAVTWVPGTRPITFLVLDLPSDVFVARNPLLRELNALIERHQPDLVIGDFNAPRRSRALAELPAGYAHAYHTAGGGWGATWPVPLPVYDLDHCLHGPRIVPAHYRLGGTNGNSDHRYQAFDFSLAGE, encoded by the coding sequence ATGCGCACTTCGCCTGCTCCCGCGCCACTTCCGCCCGATCCCCGGTCCCTCTTCGCACGAATCCGCGGCGCCATATCGGTCAGGTCGGGGCTCCTGCTCGCGGCCTGGGGCGTCGGCCAGTGCGCGCGAGATGTCGTCTGGGTCACGGGCCTCTGCTTCTACATCCCATCGGTCATCGTGGTCGCGGTCCTGGTCGCCACCGGCGCGCTACACGCAGTGGCCCGACGCAAACGGCCGGCACTGCTGGCTATCGGGTTCGCGCTGCCACCGCTGGCGTTCGTCGCGCTAATCGAGAACCACCCCGAGCGCGGGCCGAGCGGGTGCGCACACCAGTTCCGCGTCGTTCACTGGAACGTGGCCGGGCGCCCGGGTCGACCGGGTATCAGCGAACACCTGGAGGCGGAACGGGCCGACCTGTACGTTCTGACGGACGCGGTGAACGCTTCGCACGTCGGCGTGTTGCGCGAGCGCCTCGGCGCCGATTATCAGGCGATTACCTTCGCGAACTTATCAGTGATCGGGCGCGGGGACGTGCAAGCGCACGGGTGGCTCGTCGACCGAGACGGGTTCGAGGTCCAGGCGGTGACCTGGGTGCCGGGCACGCGGCCGATCACGTTCTTGGTGCTCGATCTGCCGTCCGACGTGTTCGTGGCTCGGAACCCGCTGCTCCGCGAGCTGAACGCCCTGATCGAGCGGCACCAGCCGGACCTCGTGATCGGCGACTTCAACGCCCCGCGCCGGTCCCGGGCACTGGCCGAACTGCCAGCCGGGTACGCCCACGCCTACCACACGGCCGGCGGCGGGTGGGGCGCGACCTGGCCCGTTCCGCTCCCGGTGTACGACCTCGACCACTGCCTCCACGGACCGCGGATCGTGCCCGCGCATTACCGGCTCGGTGGCACGAATGGAAACAGCGACCACCGGTACCAAGCGTTCGATTTCTCGCTCGCGGGCGAATAG
- a CDS encoding SRPBCC family protein, which translates to MNPKLDLVLERTIDVKPELVWKAWTTPEYLMKWFTPAPWKTVECKVDLRPGGMFHTVMESPEGQKFPNTGCFLEVVTNRKLVWTDALEPGYRPTARKLGTDAPFFMTAVVTIEPHGAIGTKYTATAIHGTEDGRGKHEAMGFYHGWGAALDQLVALAKTM; encoded by the coding sequence ATGAACCCGAAACTGGATCTCGTGCTCGAGCGGACCATCGACGTGAAGCCGGAGCTCGTGTGGAAGGCGTGGACCACGCCCGAGTACCTGATGAAGTGGTTCACGCCGGCCCCGTGGAAAACCGTCGAGTGCAAGGTCGACCTGCGCCCCGGCGGTATGTTCCACACGGTTATGGAATCACCGGAGGGACAGAAGTTCCCGAACACCGGGTGCTTCCTGGAGGTCGTCACGAACCGGAAGCTGGTGTGGACCGACGCGCTGGAGCCCGGGTACCGGCCGACGGCCCGGAAGCTCGGCACAGACGCCCCGTTCTTCATGACGGCGGTCGTCACGATCGAGCCGCACGGGGCGATCGGTACGAAGTACACCGCGACCGCGATCCACGGGACCGAAGACGGGCGCGGGAAGCACGAAGCGATGGGCTTCTACCACGGCTGGGGCGCCGCCCTCGACCAGCTCGTCGCGCTGGCGAAGACGATGTAG
- a CDS encoding ArsR/SmtB family transcription factor gives MPKQVAQLTLVFHALTDPTRRAVVERLRGGPVATTELAARFDMALPSFLQHLGVLQKCGLVRSSKKGRVRTYELSTAPLKAAEDWMATQRLLWARRLDQLDTFLNELKEPPE, from the coding sequence ATGCCTAAGCAAGTGGCCCAGCTCACCCTGGTGTTTCACGCCCTCACCGACCCGACCCGACGGGCCGTCGTGGAACGCTTGCGGGGCGGTCCCGTCGCGACGACGGAGCTGGCCGCGCGGTTCGACATGGCCCTCCCGTCGTTCCTCCAGCACCTCGGGGTGCTCCAGAAGTGCGGGCTGGTCCGGTCGTCCAAGAAGGGGCGCGTTCGCACTTACGAGCTCTCCACGGCGCCGCTCAAGGCCGCCGAGGACTGGATGGCGACGCAGCGCCTGCTCTGGGCGCGCCGCCTGGATCAGTTGGACACTTTCCTGAACGAACTGAAGGAGCCGCCGGAATGA
- a CDS encoding terminase small subunit — protein sequence MRHETFCLEYAIDLNGSAAYRRAFPKVRTDDAARTGAAKLLAKVSVRERVAELQLTRAEHTGTTQEWVLERLKREAEFEGKGASHAARVSALALVMKYLGMFKQGPAPARAPIDLSKIPDDLKRALLAGLRAVRGVGPPD from the coding sequence GTGCGCCACGAAACCTTCTGCCTCGAGTACGCGATCGACCTGAACGGGTCGGCGGCGTACCGGCGCGCGTTCCCGAAGGTGAGGACCGACGACGCGGCGCGCACCGGAGCGGCCAAATTGTTAGCCAAAGTCAGCGTCCGGGAGCGCGTCGCCGAACTGCAGCTCACCCGGGCCGAGCACACCGGCACCACGCAGGAGTGGGTCCTGGAGCGCCTCAAGCGGGAAGCCGAGTTCGAGGGCAAGGGGGCCAGCCACGCGGCGCGCGTCTCGGCCCTGGCGCTCGTCATGAAGTACCTGGGCATGTTCAAACAGGGTCCGGCCCCGGCCCGCGCCCCGATCGACCTGTCGAAGATCCCCGATGACCTCAAACGTGCCCTCCTCGCTGGCCTCCGCGCTGTTCGCGGCGTTGGGCCTCCGGACTGA
- a CDS encoding TIGR02996 domain-containing protein encodes MTDEPALLAAILAHPDEDTPRLMFADWLQEHDQPVRAEFVRVQVALADVLHRIERGYPTGRPVGCSERERKRYPELFELLARQARIWPTYSEWFPFAPLPQDHAATTCDSIFHKLCVYARGGNLAWVSLTQRGFLKAVQCSALDWLTHADAIVARHPIARVRLTDVSAALGRVRQGWRNGHKCQIGFRGRAMHVLAVPAPSAATESAVWPHLLGAEWPGIEFERGFD; translated from the coding sequence GTGACCGATGAACCCGCCCTTCTCGCCGCGATTCTGGCCCACCCCGATGAAGATACGCCCCGACTGATGTTCGCCGACTGGCTCCAGGAGCACGACCAACCGGTCCGCGCCGAGTTCGTCCGCGTGCAGGTGGCACTGGCCGACGTGCTGCACCGGATCGAGCGCGGGTACCCCACGGGGCGGCCGGTCGGGTGCTCCGAGCGCGAGCGCAAGCGCTACCCCGAGCTGTTCGAGCTCCTCGCGCGCCAGGCGCGCATCTGGCCCACGTACAGCGAGTGGTTCCCGTTCGCGCCGCTCCCACAGGACCACGCCGCGACCACGTGCGACAGCATCTTCCACAAGCTGTGCGTCTACGCGCGCGGGGGGAACCTCGCGTGGGTGTCGCTCACGCAGCGCGGGTTCCTCAAAGCGGTCCAGTGCTCCGCGCTCGACTGGCTCACCCACGCGGACGCGATCGTGGCCCGGCACCCGATCGCGCGCGTCCGGCTCACGGACGTGTCCGCGGCCCTGGGCCGGGTCCGCCAGGGGTGGCGCAACGGGCACAAGTGCCAGATCGGGTTCCGGGGGCGCGCGATGCACGTCCTGGCGGTACCCGCGCCGTCGGCCGCGACCGAGAGCGCGGTCTGGCCGCACCTCCTGGGAGCCGAGTGGCCGGGCATCGAGTTCGAGCGCGGGTTCGATTAG